From the genome of Pungitius pungitius chromosome 21, fPunPun2.1, whole genome shotgun sequence, one region includes:
- the sap30bp gene encoding SAP30-binding protein isoform X5: MMIPEVERKDPNELVALFSEKVRNMSPDKIRIPPEPPGRCSSQLQDKIHKLYERKLHGDFDTNSHIQKKKEFRNPSIYEKLIQFCSIDELGTNYPKDMFDPHGWSEDSYYEALAKAQKVEMDKLEKAKKERTKTHAENCIAKFSSRHCSSGPNPIEFVTGTKKGTVASSSAASTTSSAATTTASAEAQKRKSKWDSAIPVTLAQPALVTTTSTLPAVVSVTTTASGTKTTVISAVGTILKKAKQ; the protein is encoded by the exons CTCTCTTCTCGGAGAAGGTGAGGAACATGTCCCCCGACAAGATCCGGATCCCCCCCGAGCCTCCCGGGCGCTGCTCCAGCCAGCTTCAG GACAAGATCCACAAGCTGTACGAGAGGAAGCTGCACGGAGATTTTGACACAAACAGCCACatccagaaaaagaaagaatttaGAAACCCAAG CATTTACGAGAAGCTCATTCAGTTCTGCAGCATCGATGAACTAGGGACGAACTACCCGAAGGACATGTTCGATCCTCACGGCTGGTCAGAGGACTCTTACTATGAAGCTCTAG CCAAGGCCCAGAAAGTGGAGATGGACAAACTGGAGAAAGCCAAGAAGGAGCGGACCAAG ACGCACGCAGAAAACTGCATTGCCAAGTTCAGCTCCCGTCACTGCAGCTCAGGCCCAAACCCG ATTGAGTTTGTCACAGGGACCAAGAAGGGCACCGTGGCCTCCAGCTCAGCAGcctccaccaccagcagcgccgccaccaccaccgcctCAG CAGAGGcccagaagaggaagagcaagTGGGACTCTGCCATCCCCGTGACCCTGGCCCAGCCCGCCCTCGTCACAACCACTTCGACCCTGCCTGCCGTCGTCTCCGTGACGACCACCGCCAGCGGCACCAAGACAACCGTCATCTCTGCGGTGGGCACCATCCTGAAAAAGGCGAAGCAGTGA